Proteins encoded together in one Lathamus discolor isolate bLatDis1 chromosome 3, bLatDis1.hap1, whole genome shotgun sequence window:
- the SERPINI1 gene encoding neuroserpin, whose translation MYFLGLLSLLALQSKAFKINFPDETIAELSVNVYNQLRAAREDENILFSPLSIAIAMGMVELGAHGTTLKEIRHSLGFDSLKNGEEFTFLKDLSDMATTEESHYVLNVANSLYVQNGFHISDKFLQLVKKYFRAEVENVDFSQSAAVATQINRWVENHTNNMIKDFVSSGDFGSPTHLALINAIYFKGNWKSQFRPENTRTFSFTKDDESEVQIPMMYQQGEFYYGEFSDGSNEAGGIYQVLEIPYEGDEISMMIVLSRQEVPLVSLEPLVKASLINEWANSVKKQKVEVYLPRFTVEQEIDLKDVWRGLGITELFSSSADLTAMSDNKELYLAKAFHKAFLEVNEEGSEAAAASGMIAISRMAVLYPQVIVDHPFFFLVRNRRTGTVLFMGRVMHPEAMSASGHDFEKL comes from the exons ATGTATTTCCTTGGACTGTTGTCTTTGCttgctttgcaaagcaaagcCTTCAAGATAAATTTTCCTGATGAAACCATTGCTGAGCTTTCTGTGAATGTTTACAATCAGCTACGAGCTGCAAGAGAAGATGAGAatattcttttctctcctctgagcATTGCAATAGCCATGGGAATGGTAGAGCTTGGAGCCCATGGAACCACTCTGAAAGAAATTCGGCATTCATTGGGTTTTGACAGCTTAAAAAATG gtGAAGAGTTTACATTCTTAAAGGACCTTTCTGATATGGCAACTACTGAAGAAAGTCATTATGTTCTGAATGTTGCTAATTCTCTCTATGTGCAAAATGGATTTCATATCAGTGACAAATTTCTGCAGCtggtgaaaaaatattttagagctGAAGTAGAGAATGTAGATTTCAGCCAAAGTGCAGCTGTAGCTACCCAAATCAATAGATGGGTGGAGAATCATACAAATA ATATGATCAAGGATTTTGTGTCTTCAGGAGATTTTGGTTCTCCAACTCATTTGGCTCTCATCAACGCAATCTACTTTAAAGGCAATTGGAAATCACAGTTCAGACCTGAAAATAcaagaactttttctttcactaaagACGATGAAAGTGAAGTGCAGATTCCGATGATGTACCAGCAGGGAGAGTTTTACTATG GAGAGTTCAGTGATGGATCCAACGAAGCAGGCGGTATCTATCAAGTTCTGGAAATACCATATGAGGGAGATGAGATTAGTATGATGATCGTTCTTTCCAGACAGGAAGTTCCACTGGTCTCATTGGAACCACTGGTTAAAGCCTCATTGATTAATGAATGGGCTAATTctgtaaagaagcaaaaagtgGAAGTATATTTACCAAG GTTCACAGTAGAACAGGAAATTGATCTGAAAGATGTCTGGAGGGGTCTTGGAATTACAGAGCTGTTCAGCAGTAGTGCTGATCTCACTGCAATGTCTG ATAACAAGGAACTTTACCTTGCAAAGGCATTTCACAAGGCATTTCTAGAAGTTAATGAGGAGGGatcagaagctgcagctgcctcaG GAATGATTGCCATTAGCAGAATGGCAGTGCTGTATCCCCAAGTTATAGTTGAccatccctttttctttttggtcaGAAACAGAAGAACAG GTACTGTGCTATTCATGGGAAGGGTAATGCACCCTGAAGCAATGAGTGCAAGTGGCCATGACTTTGAAAAGCTTTAA